A single region of the Candidatus Protochlamydia amoebophila UWE25 genome encodes:
- a CDS encoding prepilin-type N-terminal cleavage/methylation domain-containing protein, with amino-acid sequence MNEWSVKNALHKAHFTLLEVLVVLLILSMGATLTGMKLKKAYDEQCFYSECQEILNRLRTAQELMLLLDADVYVIISHTVNNQVACSLEIEKPLNDAWAKMIERPLMLSAIETYQLGGRTEESLKLVFSLGNMSQGSLVLTGKHANKETIYLRGYPSPIGRQPPGEEMDKIEESQRLYPAEIYEEIYPDTNSDLQ; translated from the coding sequence TTGAACGAGTGGTCTGTGAAAAATGCCTTGCATAAGGCTCATTTTACGTTATTAGAAGTATTAGTCGTCCTTTTAATCCTATCGATGGGCGCTACTTTAACTGGAATGAAATTAAAAAAAGCTTATGATGAACAATGCTTTTATTCTGAATGTCAAGAAATTCTCAACCGCTTAAGAACGGCTCAAGAGTTAATGTTGCTATTAGATGCCGATGTGTATGTTATAATAAGCCATACGGTGAATAACCAGGTGGCTTGTTCGCTAGAAATTGAAAAGCCATTAAACGATGCTTGGGCAAAAATGATTGAGCGCCCATTAATGTTATCTGCTATCGAAACTTATCAACTGGGAGGAAGAACGGAGGAATCTTTAAAATTGGTTTTTTCCTTGGGAAATATGAGTCAAGGCTCACTTGTATTAACCGGTAAGCATGCTAACAAAGAAACTATTTATTTACGTGGTTATCCCAGTCCCATTGGAAGGCAACCCCCCGGAGAAGAAATGGATAAAATAGAAGAAAGCCAACGTCTTTATCCTGCAGAAATCTATGAAGAGATATATCCTGATACCAACTCAGATCTGCAATAA
- a CDS encoding type II secretion system F family protein — translation MPLYQYQYVDEKKKRRTGVIEAISERDAKEKLRDQGLLITQIQTKSKINGKQNLKGEALLAFTVQLSQLVNAGIPLYESLIAIEEQSRGESFHRVVLSLCEQIRTGMSLSGAMATYSESFDQLYCGMVAAGEAVGMLGPILEKLTQLLAKQMKLKKQITTAMIYPCILGGFSLLIITLLLGFVVPSLEGIFAERKLNAFTNAILGLSHFFRNYWWLYLPAFVAGTVFVIWKFRSSEGKLWMEKTLLRIPVINTLVIQTAVARFCRTMGTLLQGGLNMIESLRISRGVMHNVVLEKEIQQAEAKIIEGHSLSQELGKSKYIPPLVSKMLAVGEESGTSIVMLSRIADMYEQEIEKTLDRVMALAQPVILIVMGLVIGTVLLAIMLPLTDVSSFSAG, via the coding sequence ATGCCGCTTTATCAATATCAGTATGTCGATGAGAAAAAAAAACGTCGAACAGGAGTGATTGAAGCGATCAGTGAACGTGATGCTAAAGAAAAATTGCGCGATCAAGGATTACTCATTACGCAGATTCAAACAAAAAGTAAAATTAACGGAAAGCAAAACCTAAAAGGAGAGGCTCTCTTAGCTTTTACAGTTCAACTTTCTCAATTAGTCAATGCTGGTATTCCCCTTTATGAAAGCTTAATTGCTATTGAAGAGCAATCGAGAGGAGAGTCTTTTCACCGCGTTGTTTTAAGTTTATGTGAACAAATTCGTACAGGAATGAGTTTGTCTGGAGCAATGGCAACGTATTCGGAGAGTTTTGACCAACTGTATTGCGGAATGGTAGCGGCTGGAGAAGCTGTTGGGATGCTAGGTCCGATTTTAGAAAAACTCACGCAACTTCTTGCCAAACAAATGAAATTAAAAAAACAAATCACGACAGCAATGATTTATCCTTGTATCTTAGGGGGATTTTCGTTGTTGATTATCACCCTCTTACTTGGATTTGTCGTTCCCTCTTTAGAAGGAATTTTTGCAGAACGTAAACTCAATGCTTTTACAAATGCCATTTTAGGTTTAAGCCACTTTTTTAGAAATTATTGGTGGTTATACTTGCCTGCTTTCGTAGCAGGAACAGTTTTTGTCATTTGGAAATTTCGTTCTTCAGAAGGAAAGTTATGGATGGAAAAAACGCTTTTGCGCATACCTGTGATTAATACTTTAGTTATTCAAACGGCTGTGGCAAGATTTTGCCGTACGATGGGAACGCTTCTTCAGGGGGGATTGAACATGATAGAGTCTCTTCGCATCTCTCGTGGAGTGATGCATAATGTGGTTTTGGAAAAAGAAATTCAACAGGCTGAAGCGAAGATTATCGAAGGGCACTCTTTAAGCCAAGAATTAGGGAAGTCTAAATATATTCCTCCATTGGTTTCAAAAATGTTAGCTGTTGGTGAAGAATCAGGGACGTCTATCGTGATGTTAAGTCGTATTGCAGATATGTATGAACAAGAAATTGAGAAAACATTAGATCGGGTGATGGCTTTGGCACAACCAGTTATTTTAATTGTGATGGGACTCGTTATTGGCACAGTGCTTTTGGCTATTATGTTGCCATTAACAGATGTCAGCTCTTTTTCAGCAGGTTGA
- a CDS encoding small ribosomal subunit Rsm22 family protein has product MQLPEDLQNGVIEALEQAGWNELLNAREVLTDRYRSHQKQQFMTNDQQRLSYLATRLPATYAAVYQTLNQIKKTVNGISIHSLLDLGAGPGTTLWAAAQIFPLQTATLFEKDQSLALLGQKLAQRKELAVFQNCQWKIGDLELLEELPVHDMVTLSYSIGELSSASIFPVLQKCWQATKEILVIIEPGTPTGFERIRLIRQTLIDMGGHIVAPCSHALKCPILRGDWCHFTARIERSSFHRRLKGGTLNYEDEKFSYIVVSKSSLLLPPARILRHPQHRSGHSLFTLCTPNGIQQETISKRTPLEYKIAKKLEWGEVFSLSAK; this is encoded by the coding sequence ATGCAACTTCCCGAAGATCTACAAAATGGTGTGATTGAAGCGTTAGAACAGGCAGGTTGGAATGAACTGCTAAATGCAAGAGAAGTATTAACAGATCGTTACCGCTCCCACCAAAAACAGCAGTTCATGACTAATGATCAGCAACGCCTTTCTTATTTAGCTACACGTCTACCAGCCACTTATGCTGCCGTTTATCAAACGCTCAATCAAATTAAAAAAACAGTCAACGGCATATCTATCCATTCTTTATTAGATCTAGGAGCAGGTCCTGGAACAACTCTGTGGGCTGCTGCGCAAATTTTTCCTTTGCAAACGGCAACTTTATTTGAAAAAGACCAGTCTTTAGCTCTACTGGGTCAAAAATTAGCTCAGAGGAAAGAATTAGCTGTTTTTCAAAATTGCCAATGGAAAATAGGGGACCTAGAGCTATTAGAGGAGCTTCCGGTGCATGATATGGTTACTCTTTCCTATTCAATAGGCGAATTATCTTCTGCCTCTATTTTTCCGGTGTTACAGAAGTGTTGGCAAGCCACAAAAGAAATTTTGGTGATCATCGAACCTGGGACTCCGACTGGTTTTGAAAGGATTCGACTTATTCGCCAAACATTAATCGATATGGGAGGACACATCGTAGCTCCTTGCTCTCATGCCTTAAAGTGTCCGATTCTGAGAGGAGATTGGTGCCATTTTACAGCTCGTATCGAAAGAAGTTCTTTCCACAGGCGTTTGAAGGGAGGAACTTTAAATTATGAAGACGAAAAGTTTTCCTATATTGTTGTTTCTAAGTCCTCTCTTTTATTACCACCTGCTCGCATTTTACGCCATCCTCAACATCGATCCGGTCATAGTCTGTTTACGTTGTGCACTCCAAACGGAATTCAACAAGAAACGATTTCCAAGCGAACTCCTCTTGAATACAAGATAGCTAAAAAACTCGAATGGGGGGAAGTCTTTTCTTTATCAGCAAAATAA
- a CDS encoding ATP-binding cassette domain-containing protein, with the protein MTEALVFLQNVSKIFDPSHPPALCSLSAKLMPGKMIGIAGPDGAGKTTLLRLIAGLLLPSSGSITVAKYDTVLQAKHIHSLIGYMPQKFGLYEDLTVDQNLALYADLKGLEKEERKEIFDKLLDFTGLKPFTKRLARALSGGMKQKLGLACTLLRKPQLLLLDEPNVGVDPISRRELWRMVQDLITNGITVLWSTAYLDEAEKCDSVILLNEGQLLYHGSPYEFAERVRGRTFKLTHLQGNRREILTHILNQPFVKDGIIQGNDIRLVTENPNVELNPLSLPAGLSATVIPILPRFEDAFVDILGGGPKGPSPLAVQIPQISSCQKEIIQARDLVKKFGSFTAADHINFTVEEGEIFGLLGPNGAGKSTTFKMMCGLLKPTAGSAIVNGLNLQLAPGKVRSQIGYMAQKFSLYGNLSVSQNLNFFSGIYNLRGKHRQKMIDQMIVIFGLQDYLNESAETLPLGLKQRLALSCSLMHYPKVLFLDEPTSGVDPITRREFWNHINGLVKKGVTVMVTTHFMEEAEYCDRIGLIYRSRLIQVGTPENLKSIAKTVQNPYPTLEDAFIHLIEEYEKENPT; encoded by the coding sequence GTGACGGAAGCTTTAGTTTTCCTTCAGAATGTTTCTAAAATATTTGATCCCAGCCATCCTCCTGCTTTATGTTCCCTCAGTGCTAAGCTTATGCCTGGAAAAATGATTGGGATTGCCGGTCCAGATGGAGCTGGCAAGACAACCTTACTTCGTTTAATTGCTGGTTTGCTTTTACCTTCTAGTGGCTCTATCACAGTTGCTAAATACGATACTGTTCTACAAGCAAAACATATTCATTCGCTCATTGGCTATATGCCTCAAAAATTTGGTTTATATGAAGATCTGACGGTTGATCAGAATCTCGCACTATATGCCGATTTAAAAGGTCTTGAAAAAGAAGAAAGAAAAGAAATATTTGATAAACTTCTTGATTTTACTGGATTAAAGCCATTCACCAAACGATTGGCTAGAGCTTTATCAGGAGGAATGAAACAGAAATTAGGATTAGCTTGCACGTTGCTTCGCAAACCTCAATTATTATTATTAGATGAACCCAATGTTGGGGTAGATCCGATTTCTCGTCGCGAATTATGGAGAATGGTTCAGGATTTAATTACTAATGGAATAACAGTTTTGTGGAGTACTGCTTACTTAGATGAAGCCGAAAAATGCGATTCTGTCATTTTGTTAAATGAAGGTCAGTTACTTTATCATGGTTCTCCTTATGAATTTGCGGAACGGGTCAGAGGTCGTACATTCAAACTCACTCATTTACAAGGAAATCGACGAGAAATTCTCACGCATATTTTAAATCAACCTTTTGTTAAAGATGGGATAATTCAAGGAAATGATATTCGCCTTGTGACAGAAAATCCTAATGTAGAGTTGAATCCCTTATCTTTACCAGCAGGATTATCTGCAACTGTCATCCCAATCCTACCTCGTTTTGAAGATGCCTTTGTCGATATTTTAGGTGGGGGACCGAAAGGACCCTCACCTTTAGCAGTGCAGATTCCTCAAATTTCCAGTTGCCAAAAAGAAATTATCCAAGCAAGAGATCTCGTTAAAAAATTTGGGTCGTTTACAGCAGCAGATCATATTAATTTTACAGTCGAGGAAGGTGAAATTTTTGGATTATTAGGTCCTAATGGAGCTGGGAAATCGACGACATTTAAAATGATGTGCGGTTTACTCAAACCGACTGCGGGTTCCGCCATTGTAAATGGATTAAATTTACAGCTTGCCCCTGGAAAAGTGCGCTCTCAAATCGGGTATATGGCTCAAAAATTCTCTTTATATGGAAACTTAAGTGTCTCTCAAAATTTAAATTTTTTCTCAGGTATTTACAACTTAAGAGGAAAACATCGTCAAAAAATGATCGATCAGATGATTGTTATTTTTGGATTGCAAGACTATTTAAATGAATCCGCAGAAACCCTCCCATTAGGATTAAAACAACGCTTAGCCTTATCATGTTCCTTAATGCACTATCCCAAAGTTCTTTTCTTAGATGAACCAACTTCAGGCGTTGATCCTATTACCCGTCGAGAGTTTTGGAATCACATTAATGGCCTTGTTAAAAAAGGTGTGACGGTAATGGTAACAACACATTTTATGGAGGAAGCGGAGTACTGCGATCGAATTGGCTTAATTTATCGAAGTCGTTTAATTCAGGTGGGAACTCCAGAGAATTTAAAAAGCATTGCAAAAACAGTTCAAAATCCCTACCCAACACTTGAAGATGCTTTTATTCACCTTATTGAAGAATACGAAAAAGAGAATCCAACATGA
- a CDS encoding efflux RND transporter periplasmic adaptor subunit: protein MKRFALICLFLFILAAVVHIYFHYFLEKKESEDSITLYGNVDVRQVDLGFRVKGRVDQMSYQEGDFVSVGQLIATLDKQPYVDLVLQAKAQVESIEASLKNAEQLIERRRTLIGTGAISSEEYEDTLSSRDVLLANLKEAQAALGVALTNLQDTEIYAPNDGTILTRIREPGSIVREADPVYILSLISPIWVRSFVAEPELGEIYPGMMVEIFTDTKEGKVYQGHIGFISPVAEFTPKSVETTKLRTDLVYRLRIIAENPDKGLRQGMPVTLRLKKQTKEIL from the coding sequence GTGAAACGATTTGCTTTAATTTGTCTTTTCCTTTTTATCTTGGCAGCAGTAGTTCATATTTACTTTCATTATTTTTTAGAAAAAAAAGAGAGTGAGGATTCTATTACTCTCTACGGAAATGTCGATGTGAGGCAAGTTGATTTAGGATTTAGAGTAAAAGGAAGAGTAGATCAGATGTCTTATCAAGAAGGAGATTTTGTCTCTGTTGGACAATTAATAGCCACTCTTGATAAACAGCCTTATGTCGATTTAGTTTTACAAGCCAAAGCTCAGGTAGAATCAATTGAAGCCTCTTTAAAAAATGCTGAACAGTTGATAGAACGAAGACGTACACTGATTGGGACTGGAGCGATTTCAAGTGAGGAATATGAAGATACTCTATCTTCTCGTGACGTCTTATTGGCAAATTTAAAAGAAGCACAAGCAGCTTTAGGAGTTGCTTTGACTAATTTACAAGATACAGAAATTTACGCTCCCAATGATGGAACGATTTTAACACGTATCAGAGAGCCAGGTTCTATTGTAAGGGAAGCAGATCCCGTTTATATTCTGTCATTGATTTCTCCGATTTGGGTTAGATCGTTTGTAGCAGAGCCTGAACTAGGAGAGATTTATCCCGGTATGATGGTTGAAATATTCACTGATACAAAAGAAGGAAAGGTTTATCAGGGGCATATTGGATTTATTTCTCCCGTAGCTGAATTTACCCCCAAATCAGTAGAAACAACTAAATTACGCACAGACTTAGTGTATCGTTTACGAATTATTGCTGAAAATCCTGATAAAGGATTGCGTCAAGGAATGCCAGTAACACTTCGATTAAAAAAACAAACTAAGGAAATCCTGTGA
- the gspE gene encoding type II secretion system ATPase GspE encodes MTGDNEETGNKEFLLKEKLGGEQAQAKLAEQFGMTCYLDLSSFRVSKERYRQVPYAFAKKHIILPVEDQGTIVVVAVADPLNLAPLEELRFFLNAEIEAVYSPRDVILSAIHDCYNTEHGAASQLIAGMGDKSEEGKEGDIEIFDLFDQSKLQSPVVQLLNLILTEAIQQGASDIHFEPSENGMRVRYRIDGVLQNRHAPSQDYQTQLLTRIKVMSKLDIAEHRLPQDGRIKLRMGRREVDFRVSTVPIAGGERIVLRILDKGNVLLGLDKIGMLPSVFEQFQKLVSLPEGIVLVTGPTGSGKTTTLYSAICDMTNDEINIMTIEDPVEYNLRGIAQIGVHHKIKLDFATGLRHILRQDPDVIMVGEIRDKETAEIAIQAALTGHLVLSTLHTNDAPSAITRLVDMGIEPYLLSSCIVGVLAQRLVRRICSDCKETYEPSPRELQSLGIRSEELKNGFLYRGKGCSSCYGTGFKGRQGVYELMPVNHAINKQIVQSPDAIEMRKVALSQGMVSLLGHGAELVKQGVSTVAEVLRVARGIEEEG; translated from the coding sequence ATGACGGGCGATAATGAGGAAACAGGAAATAAAGAGTTTTTATTAAAAGAAAAATTAGGAGGAGAACAAGCTCAAGCGAAGCTTGCCGAACAATTTGGGATGACTTGTTACCTTGACTTGTCTTCTTTTCGAGTAAGTAAAGAGCGTTATAGACAAGTTCCTTATGCATTTGCCAAAAAGCATATTATTCTTCCTGTGGAAGATCAGGGAACTATCGTAGTTGTCGCTGTGGCTGATCCTCTTAATTTAGCTCCACTAGAAGAGCTTCGGTTTTTTTTAAACGCTGAAATTGAAGCCGTTTATAGCCCTCGTGATGTGATTTTGTCAGCTATACATGATTGTTATAACACTGAACATGGTGCAGCTTCGCAACTGATTGCTGGGATGGGAGACAAAAGCGAAGAAGGAAAAGAAGGCGATATTGAAATTTTTGATCTTTTTGATCAAAGCAAGCTGCAATCCCCAGTTGTCCAGCTCCTTAATTTAATTTTAACAGAAGCCATTCAGCAAGGGGCTTCTGATATTCATTTTGAGCCTTCAGAAAATGGAATGCGGGTTCGATATCGCATTGATGGAGTTTTGCAAAATAGGCATGCTCCTTCGCAAGATTACCAAACTCAATTATTGACTCGTATCAAAGTCATGTCCAAATTAGATATTGCCGAGCATCGTTTGCCGCAAGATGGACGTATCAAATTACGTATGGGAAGACGGGAAGTAGATTTTCGTGTAAGTACAGTGCCAATTGCAGGAGGCGAGCGTATTGTTTTGCGTATTTTAGATAAAGGAAATGTCTTACTTGGATTGGATAAAATTGGGATGCTTCCTTCTGTTTTTGAGCAATTTCAAAAGCTCGTTTCATTACCAGAAGGTATTGTTTTAGTGACGGGGCCAACGGGAAGCGGAAAAACGACAACTCTTTATAGTGCTATTTGTGATATGACAAATGATGAGATCAACATCATGACCATTGAAGATCCAGTAGAGTATAATTTAAGAGGGATTGCACAAATTGGAGTCCACCATAAAATTAAGCTCGATTTTGCTACGGGTTTAAGACATATCTTACGTCAAGACCCCGATGTGATTATGGTGGGAGAAATTAGAGATAAAGAAACAGCAGAAATAGCCATTCAAGCTGCTTTGACAGGGCACCTCGTTTTAAGTACGCTTCATACCAATGATGCTCCTTCTGCGATTACTCGCCTTGTCGATATGGGAATTGAACCTTATTTATTGTCTTCTTGTATTGTAGGTGTTCTAGCTCAAAGGCTTGTCAGAAGAATATGTTCAGATTGTAAAGAAACTTATGAACCGAGTCCTCGAGAGTTGCAAAGTTTGGGAATTCGGTCAGAAGAATTGAAAAATGGTTTCCTCTATCGAGGTAAAGGGTGTTCCTCTTGTTATGGAACTGGGTTTAAAGGGCGTCAGGGCGTTTATGAGTTAATGCCAGTTAATCATGCAATCAATAAACAAATTGTCCAAAGTCCAGATGCCATAGAAATGCGTAAAGTGGCTTTGTCACAAGGAATGGTGAGCTTACTTGGTCATGGAGCAGAACTGGTTAAACAAGGTGTTTCGACTGTAGCAGAAGTACTGCGCGTGGCAAGAGGAATTGAGGAAGAAGGGTAG
- a CDS encoding ABC transporter permease: MNINSFIRLKALIIKEFFQIVRDPSSLSISLILPLILLFLYGYGVSLDANHIKIGLILEDTSPDAQSFAQTLKDSRFFEVTVAHDRHILNTLMVAGSIKGIVIVPSYFTSFKMRSYHKAPIQVLTDGSEPNTASFVQNYIQGAWQNWLIQESTIQSNQKIPFVRPLPRFWFNEELESRNFLIPGSLAIIMTLIGTLLTALVVAREWERGTMEALMSTSVTITELLIGKLVPYFILGMFAMTVCVCIAVFFYHIPLRGSWLLLGFVTAIFLWTALGLGLLISTLTKNQFTAAQAAIVASYLPAFILSGFIFEISSMPTPIRWITYLIPARYFVSSLQTIFLVGNIWKLIIPNTGVMLLIGCVIYLLTAKKTVKRLD; this comes from the coding sequence ATGAATATAAATTCTTTTATTCGTTTAAAAGCATTGATAATCAAAGAATTTTTTCAAATTGTGAGAGATCCAAGCAGTCTTTCTATCAGCTTGATCCTGCCTCTGATACTTTTATTTCTTTACGGGTATGGAGTCTCACTTGATGCCAATCATATTAAAATAGGATTGATTCTTGAAGATACTTCCCCAGATGCACAAAGTTTTGCTCAAACTTTAAAAGATTCTCGTTTTTTTGAAGTCACTGTGGCTCATGATAGGCATATTTTAAATACGCTTATGGTTGCTGGTTCCATTAAAGGAATTGTCATTGTTCCTTCGTACTTTACTTCCTTTAAAATGCGTTCTTACCATAAGGCTCCTATTCAAGTCTTAACGGATGGGAGTGAACCAAATACAGCTAGCTTCGTTCAAAACTATATTCAAGGAGCATGGCAAAACTGGCTTATTCAAGAATCAACAATTCAGTCTAACCAAAAGATCCCGTTTGTTCGCCCTTTGCCAAGATTTTGGTTTAATGAAGAATTAGAAAGTCGAAATTTTTTAATTCCAGGATCCTTAGCGATTATTATGACCTTAATTGGAACACTTTTGACCGCTTTGGTTGTGGCAAGGGAATGGGAAAGAGGGACAATGGAAGCTTTGATGTCCACTTCTGTAACAATTACAGAATTATTAATTGGTAAACTCGTGCCCTATTTCATTCTAGGAATGTTTGCTATGACTGTCTGTGTGTGTATCGCAGTCTTTTTTTATCACATTCCTTTAAGAGGCTCTTGGCTACTACTCGGATTTGTCACAGCCATCTTTCTTTGGACAGCTTTGGGATTGGGACTGCTAATTTCCACGCTAACAAAAAATCAATTTACTGCAGCACAAGCGGCCATTGTTGCCTCATATTTACCGGCTTTTATTTTGTCAGGATTTATTTTTGAAATTTCTAGTATGCCAACACCTATTCGTTGGATTACCTATTTGATTCCGGCTCGGTATTTTGTTTCTAGTTTACAAACGATTTTCTTAGTTGGCAACATTTGGAAACTTATCATTCCCAATACAGGAGTGATGTTACTGATTGGCTGTGTGATTTATTTGTTAACTGCTAAAAAAACAGTGAAAAGACTCGATTAG
- a CDS encoding ABC transporter permease, with the protein MIDRIIALIIKELLAVWRDKKSRFILIVPPLIQLFVFALAGTLEVKNVPIGILNLDRGPSSFELLQRFHDSRTFTPIYYLKSIHEIKELLDKQEVMLVIHLDEQFSRNLKKQQATDVQLILDGRKSNTAQIVQGYVARVIDQFNHDYAQQAGFSNSSSELIMRHWFNPNLLYEWFNVPNLMGILTMLVGLIVTALSVARERELGTFDQLLVSPLQPMEILLGKTIPALLIGIIEGTIILLAAVFIFQIPFTGSVAILYLSLFIFISAVVGVGLFISSLCMTQQQAILGTFVFMSPSVMLSGFATPIENMPSWLQTVTLLNPLRYFLVIVKGVFLKNMPLNIVFQNLWPMFLMAIFTLACAKWLFKRRLT; encoded by the coding sequence ATGATTGATCGTATTATAGCTTTAATTATTAAAGAACTTTTAGCTGTTTGGCGAGATAAAAAGAGTCGATTCATTTTAATTGTTCCTCCCCTTATTCAGCTATTTGTTTTTGCACTCGCTGGCACATTAGAAGTAAAAAATGTACCGATCGGCATTCTCAATCTTGATAGGGGACCATCCTCATTTGAATTATTACAACGATTTCATGATTCGCGTACCTTTACTCCTATTTATTACCTGAAATCTATCCATGAAATTAAAGAACTCCTAGATAAGCAAGAAGTGATGTTAGTCATTCACTTAGATGAACAATTTTCTCGCAACTTGAAAAAACAGCAAGCAACAGACGTTCAATTGATTCTGGATGGAAGAAAATCCAATACAGCTCAAATTGTTCAAGGGTATGTCGCAAGAGTGATTGATCAATTTAATCACGATTATGCTCAACAGGCGGGATTTTCAAATTCTTCTTCTGAGCTCATAATGCGTCATTGGTTTAATCCCAATTTACTGTATGAATGGTTTAATGTTCCCAATTTGATGGGAATTTTAACAATGTTGGTGGGGTTAATTGTGACAGCTTTATCTGTCGCTCGAGAAAGAGAGTTAGGGACGTTTGATCAGTTACTCGTTTCTCCTCTTCAACCCATGGAAATTTTGTTGGGTAAAACAATTCCTGCTTTATTAATTGGGATAATAGAAGGAACAATAATCCTTTTAGCCGCAGTTTTTATTTTTCAAATTCCTTTTACAGGTTCTGTCGCGATTTTATATTTAAGCTTATTTATATTTATTAGTGCGGTAGTAGGGGTAGGGTTATTTATTTCTTCTCTTTGTATGACCCAGCAGCAAGCCATTTTAGGAACATTTGTTTTTATGAGTCCATCTGTGATGTTATCTGGATTTGCTACACCGATTGAAAATATGCCATCTTGGTTACAAACCGTGACATTACTTAACCCTCTTCGCTATTTTTTAGTGATTGTGAAAGGGGTTTTTTTGAAAAACATGCCTTTAAATATTGTTTTTCAAAATTTATGGCCTATGTTTTTGATGGCTATTTTTACATTAGCTTGCGCAAAGTGGCTTTTTAAACGCCGTCTAACTTAG
- a CDS encoding type II secretion system protein, whose product MKVVKSKKHFVTLVEMMIVMFLIAMITGVIAYNYTGSLDEGKAFKTKAGIEKIHTVLDLHFAMHPEEKENVAMNWKKILSDSPLVKNSRDLEKDGWGVEYTVTTKENGEIEITSAKYTDYLNKKGQGSLFKDSK is encoded by the coding sequence ATGAAAGTTGTAAAAAGTAAAAAGCATTTTGTTACACTTGTAGAAATGATGATCGTCATGTTCTTAATCGCAATGATTACAGGCGTGATAGCTTATAACTATACAGGTAGTTTAGATGAAGGAAAGGCCTTTAAAACAAAAGCGGGAATTGAAAAAATTCATACCGTTTTAGATTTACATTTTGCCATGCATCCGGAAGAAAAAGAAAATGTAGCAATGAATTGGAAAAAGATTTTAAGCGATTCACCGCTCGTTAAAAATTCTCGTGATCTCGAAAAAGATGGGTGGGGGGTAGAATATACTGTCACGACTAAAGAAAATGGAGAGATTGAAATCACTTCTGCGAAATATACAGATTATCTGAATAAAAAAGGGCAGGGCAGTTTATTCAAGGATTCAAAATAA
- a CDS encoding type II secretion system protein GspJ, whose translation MLLNKGRAREFSSEFVKHRKQYFTLLETLIAMLLLSLLLTLIFGFFRELSLIDTWTEEREKESFQMRYTETRLNYLFQRLVNENQGTIRRFYFYTQPPDDHISNAPSLIFTFNNETRANPNFSTDILARLYVDQQHRLALAMWPIYSDKPYQEMQKEILLENVESINFDFYAAPERFSNIHPINPMQPYPEKKTPEKNQWHQEWFKTYSQMPSILRLEVDVATNPQALNKRAGKIETKTLKFAFVLPSSQNYIFYSSEG comes from the coding sequence ATGCTACTGAATAAAGGAAGAGCTAGAGAGTTTTCTTCTGAGTTTGTTAAGCATCGCAAACAATATTTTACTTTGCTTGAAACATTAATTGCCATGTTGTTGCTTTCCCTTTTACTGACACTTATCTTTGGTTTTTTTCGAGAGCTTTCTTTGATTGATACTTGGACGGAGGAAAGAGAAAAAGAAAGTTTTCAAATGCGTTACACGGAAACTCGTTTAAATTATTTATTTCAACGACTTGTCAATGAAAATCAAGGCACTATTAGACGATTTTACTTTTATACTCAACCTCCTGACGATCATATTTCTAATGCCCCTAGTCTCATTTTTACTTTTAATAACGAAACGCGAGCTAATCCTAATTTTTCTACCGACATATTAGCTAGGCTGTATGTTGATCAACAACATCGTCTTGCTTTGGCTATGTGGCCAATTTATTCAGACAAACCTTATCAAGAGATGCAAAAAGAAATTTTATTAGAAAATGTGGAAAGTATCAATTTTGACTTTTACGCTGCTCCTGAGCGCTTTTCCAATATTCATCCGATTAATCCTATGCAGCCATATCCTGAAAAGAAAACCCCAGAAAAAAATCAATGGCATCAGGAATGGTTTAAAACCTATTCACAAATGCCTTCCATATTGCGTTTAGAAGTTGACGTGGCTACTAATCCACAAGCGCTAAATAAACGAGCAGGTAAAATTGAAACGAAGACTTTGAAGTTTGCGTTTGTCTTGCCCTCTAGCCAAAATTATATTTTTTATTCATCCGAGGGTTGA